A section of the Eriocheir sinensis breed Jianghai 21 chromosome 40, ASM2467909v1, whole genome shotgun sequence genome encodes:
- the LOC127009159 gene encoding uncharacterized protein LOC127009159, whose protein sequence is MLGTLEEMDEDAQERKEEKYFRPEIVCVHSQATGDSCSRCPTGEEKPEQPETVQNAAYPVNQVYLLPPGTAPSEAGSERDPLSLDEGEEAVRGREEAVKGREEEAVKEREDDGDASPKKAAAAADAPDSDMNNKKRFMFHLEGLKEDSGLLYIGCDCDREKTSPSQIMEWFNTEFLNLHRVYAIREEEPFLLRLFTRNHESSNKGHRRKGGRKVMLMGKEVFGDVMLACGHCGYWSQEGSNVRRHLKNSVCLKDRGYSRKELEGLDKVERRRFLRRVASAKCRAKKRAKILGEEAVARLLEGIPSAETTTTTNGNPSYSLTDTNEPYAECIVEIEEQGSAGESEREEPAAPVSRKKRRGPKKPIRYRALTLGPAVVEEAVPRVSFDVYTISSDNDRVAWKPPSCHKAHPGDRVCRIVFKGARMKRRCLDLPLPKVLIYRKLDCKTHHCNFTHLHPSARAAFQKDDTAKASINLKAYGGIVMTHEFYHYFVSLLSIKKMKTCQAARHLTNVWGMILSERLGTSTIPEDHRTIITLSKQTVKSIWNNIEEERGFRIQGSRRRKKPPPAVPPASNSMPPPPLPVPPPSTVNHYSSAVNTVDVCGVVQPSLAHPCMKRLNNYIPIKPAPPPPTTHPPPSAHTLPGPHKPSMMPPPPPPPHPSHHNAMQQAAPHTHWLGQAPQYPHNMAPYPMAPPPPPAAEYYTMPGHFVTQYTPATMGTSP, encoded by the exons ATGTTAGGGACCCTCGAGGAAATGGATGAAGATGctcaggagaggaaggaggagaaatacttCCGGCCTGAGATCGTATGTGTCCACTCCCAGGCCACCGGAGACTCGTGCTCCCGCTGCCCCACCGGCGAGGAGAAGCCCGAGCAGCCTGAAACAGTACAAAATGCCGCCTACCCCGTGAACCAAGTGTACCTCCTCCCCCCCGGGACAGCCCCCAGCGAGGCGGGCTCAGAAAGGGACCCGCTGAGCctggacgaaggggaggaggccGTGAGGGGGCGAGAGGAGGCCGTgaaggggcgggaggaggaggccgtgaaggagagggaggacgaTGGAGACGCGTCCCCCAAGaaggccgccgccgctgctgatgCTCCAGACAGTGACATGAACAACAAGAAAAGGTTCATGTTCCACCTGGAGGGGCTGAAGGAGGACAGCG GTTTGCTGTACATTGGCTGTGACTGTGACAGAGAAAAAACGAGTCCTTCCCAG aTAATGGAATGGTTCAACACAGAGTTTCTAAATCTGCACCGTGTGTATGCCATCAGGGAGGAGGAACCGTTCCTGCTGAGGCTGTTCACACGCAACCATGAGAGCAGCAACAAGGGCCACaggaggaaggggggcaggaag GTGATGCTGATGGGGAAGGAGGTGTTTGGGGATGTGATGCTTGCCTGCGGCCACTGTGGGTACTGGTCCCAGGAGGGCAGCAATGTCCGCAGACACCTCAAGAATTCTGTGTGCCTGAAGGACAGAGGCTACAGCAGGAAAGAGTTGGAGGGCTTGGACAAGGTAGAGCGACGCAGGTTCCTCAGGAGAGTGGCGTCTGCAAAATGCCGGGCCAAAAAGAGAGCTAAAA TACTTGGGGAAGAGGCTGTAGCAAGGCTGCTGGAGGGCATTCCATCTGCagaaactaccaccaccaccaatggaAACCCATCCTACTCACTTACTGACACTAATGAACCCTATGCAGAGTGCATTGTGGAAATAGAGGAGCAGGGCTCAgcaggagaaagtgaaagagaggagcCAGCTGCCCCAGTCTCTCGCAAGAAGCGGCGTGGGCCAAAGAAGCCAATCCGTTACAGAGCCCTCACCCTCGGGCCagcagtggtggaggaggctgTGCCTAGGGTGTCCTTTGATGTCTACACTATCAGTAGTGATAATGACAGGGTGGCCTGGAAGCCACCAAGCTGCCACAAG GCTCACCCCGGGGACAGGGTGTGCCGGATAGTGTTCAAAGGGGCGCGCATGAAGAGGCGTTGCCTGGACCTGCCGCTGCCAAAGGTGTTGATCTACCGCAAGCTGGACTGTAAGACTCACCACTGTAACTTCACGCACTTACACCCCAGCGCAAGGGCAGCCTTCCAGAAGGACGACACAGCCAAAGCCTCCATCAATCTCAAGGCATATGGGG GCATTGTGATGACGCACGAGTTCTACCACTACTTTGTGTCTCTGCTTTCCATCAAGAAAATGAAGACGTGTCAAGCAGCCCGCCACCTCACCAACGTCTGGGGAATGATTCTGTCCGAGAGGCTGGGCACCTCCACCATCCCTGAGGACCATCGCACCATCATCACACTTTCCAAGCAGACG GTGAAGTCTATCTGGAACAAcattgaggaggagagaggatttaGGATACAAGGGTCTCGACGCAGGAAAAAACCTCCACCTGCAGTGCCACCAGCCTCAAAttcaatgcctcctcctcctctgcctgttcctcctccttccactgtcAACCATTACTCATCTGCCGTAAACACTGTGGATGTGTGTGGGGTGGTGCAGCCCTCCTTGGCTCACCCCTGCATGAAGCGCCTCAACAACTACATTCCTATcaagccagcaccaccaccaccaaccacacacccaccaccatcagCCCACACCTTGCCTGGCCCCCACAAGCCCTCcatgatgcctcctcctcctccacctccacaccccTCCCATCACAATGCCATGCAGCAGGCTGCTCCCCACACCCACTGGCTGGGTCAGGCTCCTCAGTATCCCCACAACATGGCACCTTACCCcatggcaccaccaccacctcctgcagCAGAGTATTACACAATGCCAGGCCACTTTGTGACCCAGTACACTCCAGCCACCATGGGCACCTCACCTTAG